A genomic segment from Paralichthys olivaceus isolate ysfri-2021 chromosome 22, ASM2471397v2, whole genome shotgun sequence encodes:
- the ank2b gene encoding ankyrin-2b isoform X8 yields the protein MASSPVTPASLEGGTPSPTGNEELSTTRQSDSNTSFLRAARAGNIDKVLEYLKGGVDISTCNQNGLNALHLAAKEGHVDLVQELLDRGAAVDSATKKGNTALHIASLAGQAEVVKILIKRGADINSQSQNGFTPLYMAAQENHLDVVRYLLENGGNQSTATEDGFTPLAIALQQGHNQVVSVLLENDTKGKVRLPALHIAARKDDTKSAALLLQNDHNADVQSKMMVNRTTESGFTPLHIAAHYGNVNVATLLLNRGAAVDFTARNGITPLHVASKRGNTNMVRLLLDRGSQIDAKTRDGLTPLHCAARSGHDTAVEVLLERGAPLLARTKNGLSPLHMAAQGDHVECVKHLLQHKAPVDDVTLDYLTALHVAAHCGHYRVTKLLLDKRANPNARALNGFTPLHIACKKNRVKVMELLVKYGASIQAITESGLTPIHVAAFMGHLNIVLLLLQNGASPDVSNIRGETALHMAARAGQVEVVRCLLRNGAMVDARAREDQTPLHIASRLGKTEIVQLLLQHMAHPDAATTNGYTPLHISAREGQVETASVLLEAGASHSLATKKGFTPLHVASKYGSLDVTKLLLQRHAPPDSAGKNGLTPLHVAAHYDNQKVALLLLDKGASPLTMAKNGYTPLHIAAKKNQMEIATVLLQYGAETSILTKQGVTPLHLASQEGHADMAALLMSKGAQVNVPTKSGLTALHLAAQEDKVTVAEILAKNGANLDQQTKLGYTPLIVACHYGNVKMVNFLLQNGAGVNAKTKNGYTPLHQAAQQGNTHIINVLLQHGAKPNAITVNGNTALGIARRLGYISVVDTLRVVTEEIITTTTTVTEKHKLNVPETMTEVLDVSDEEALKSIDDDDMSDDLMDIGGDDTMTGDGGEYLRAEDLRELGDDSLPGQYLDGMNYLRFSLEGGRTDSSDRSFTPTHQSYYSPKHEGMMEEMLTSHQVSSLARENDRDSYRLSWGTENLDNVALSSSPIHSGRSSPCHDHGDHSSFLVSFMVDARGGAMRGCRHNGLRIIIPPRKCSAPTRVTCRLVKRHRLATMPPMVEGEGLASRLIEVGPSGAQFLGKLHLPTAPPPLNEGESLVSRILQLGPPGTKFLGPVIVEIPHFAALRGKERELVILRSETGESWKEHHCEHTQEELNQILNGMDEELDTPEELERKRLCRIISRDFPQYFAVVSRIKQDSNLIGPEGGILSSTVVPQVQAVFPEGALTKRIRVGLQAQPVNIDVVRKNLGNKATFSPIVTLEPRRRKFHKPITMTIPVPKSNSDPVLNGFGGDTPTLRLLCSITGGTTPAQWEDITGTTPLTFINDCVSFTTNVSARFWLIDCRQLQESVNFSTQVYREIICVPYMAKFVIFAKTHDPIEARLRCFCMTDDKIDKTLEQQENFTEVARSRDVEVLEGKPIYADCFGNLVPLTKSGQHHLFSFFAFKENRLALFIKIRDNTQEPCGRLSFMKEPRNYRSLTQNAICNLNITLPSYCKESDSDQEQEDETSRTQEKYEERETSVLKSELIREPDLLSDVSEMKQDLIKMTAILTADSTEKSPSLGGCGLEKGTEDISGEPLEIMEKDLEKVKEDLEKVSEILRSGTYEGEVAEEATKAARMSEEWVLLSDSEIEEAKKMAAIEIQEPVLRESRSNRGAPRPKAIKDSGDLKEYLLDAPVNSKVKAKKEPAIQETFTDVVLQKVAKTTTPTKVQVKTTAADVKKPIRRKGKDQGQAEESTEAGGLLSVSTIPAPVSPVSPVVEETPIGSIKDKVKALQQKVEAEQKSKKVTGSKPSQLPVMGKSSPKAKESPKLDPPKSPKSETEKLEETMSVKELMQAFQTGQDPSKRKTGLFELKTSTASRSEKTTKSETIQSKSTTKAITSRVSQEREVSLDSKPRKKETTKQDKSVDPAHSELTETVDFGNCGLDDSSDSSKHEGVADSLSASSGDGTHLSSEDSYKHEGLATPGTSPESLCPSPKSGQHATPSPVTTTVKTLSKDTEKSGDSGLGATGEQLSTELSLPVSSSEAPDDHTTSESTSVRRSESKPSKPQKLTKRISETVETFLSDDESPDHRLELALIGSPASRSLSQRQESLELPLIQDSDALSPLADDSLTISHRDSLEGSPLMEENSSHKSPDSIEPSPTKESPPHDSLESSPVEQKSHPIFPSTLGPPSKSSSHPEPSKTTESPHDALRGRLLRDHETSADDDSCEQTSQMTSSGKSPLSPDTPSSEEVSYEVNSKPPDHTFLSVPSNPAVIPEEEEDTSDSYETKRKITPEEEMFKMAAKIKTFDEMEQDAKSKNKSRKDLFSSADAKIGDDSYETLEPTSEKLSQSECWLDKPPEDSKLALFVDPHIKVKPPSPFSAGLHDGSHSKEVKNTTTTSVTSEGPHSVSDQHHSNTKTQTNEQRLSPSVKCDADKKAAGTSNTENRTDEQKEECLRKSTECKGDNKNGQELGASRQLTGTQKPGNNITDEVKGDHREHTTAPEAGLGPTVAAGQTKELFKPEVCIYDDTEEEDEALEPPRTESKGVTAKADTDSWSAMREDDATFAARVKEEEQKILNLVVDRQSLQATPDTTPGRTPTEESTPTSEPNPFLFQEGKLFEMTRSGAIDMTKRSYEEEGGGFAFFQLGEPPLEEPLLEEARQEGNRSAAEPEVGLNLILEVKTEEDEKSKESSDSQLQSPPQGDQTGSKADASKSKIPKMGISASAKPTKKDQTSPEGLDIKTDKNINEGSLDVDSSFSDQMITNVQTAETTVTRSVYSEQGQESSDSSPEEPQSVIEAPKPTGKSKQSASSSVKKTPGKTQAKSAPQGRGNTSNTTSSSTSLKKEASFTSESKSKIPIKASTIKPDSTVKRVESTQDKKLKVPVKKDTRRKSETDAGPSVDVKTKTTSSKAKSFCEGESTTTKKPKGFQSRLPVRGKSGQSSHSPAPTKEKSTPRKKSIEFFEEISDEAAKLVARLAQAEKEKEQEAAAANSDDESSLIDPSIIEKETFSEMQFPPSGDVFPIRPLWDDPVETQMQRIPDDKVQSQVDPHDEAERKEQRLAIIADHLGFSWTELAREVEFSEERINLIRIENPNSLQDQSHALLKLWAEREGKHATEATLIKRLTKINRMDIVHLIETKIIKSTQEETSSHTYAEIERTIALDHSEGFSALHEDIDSPRPGRRTETTSRSPGSGQEVPMVSAEDLSPSFSSLHETDSTATGLRNTQKEKLQKEMEIKYSSQRIYEEMKDSVHTGGFKQEIADELGMLSDSSEEEVLTTRVVRRRVIIQADDLPDIPAQTVTEEKYTDEHGNMVVKKITRKVVRKYVSADGMETQEVTIEGSRQETVQIEEGDTVSRVVKRTVLHSEGDQKELTLSEPLASGAATASEFEMEPVQGRKVSKVVKTTMVKGKRMEKQTGDPSLAADLPSAREDFEKALSYAGGFGKQLLPHVVEKEFVQDDGSVVRRSHMRKSRTQKRTVVRDARGKHVHLERLDDTPDALQPNSLQQHLHQLLRHYCEDNREEEEEEEEESLD from the exons AATGGTCTTAACGCACTGCATCTGGCAGCCAAGGAGGGCCATGTGGATCTGGTCCAGGAACTGCTGGACAGAGGTGCAGCGGTCGATTCAGCCACAAAG AAAGGAAACACAGCGCTTCACATAGCCTCTCTAGCTGGTCAGGCTGAAGTCGTGAAGATCCTGATCAAACGAGGAGCGGACATCAACTCACAGTCTCAG AATGGATTCACTCCCTTGTACATGGCCGCTCAGGAGAATCACCTAGATGTGGTGCGCTACCTTCTGGAAAATGGAGGCAACCAGAGCACTGCTACCGAG GATGGCTTCACCCCTCTGGCCATCGCTCTCCAGCAGGGCCACAACCAGGTGGTTTCCGTCTTACTGGAGAACGATACTAAAGGCAAGGTCCGCCTGCCTGCATTGCATATTGCTGCACGCAAGGACGACACCAAGTCGGCCGCCCTGCTCCTCCAGAACGACCACAACGCCGATGTCCAGTCCAAG ATGATGGTCAATAGGACTACTGAG AGTGGATTCACCCCCCTGCATATCGCCGCCCACTATGGGAACGTCAATGTGGCCACGCTCCTGCTGAACCGAGGGGCAGCAGTGGACTTCACTGCGAgg AATGGGATTACTCCACTGCATGTGGCCTCCAAGCGTGGCAACACTAACATGGTTCGTCTGTTATTGGACCGTGGGTCTCAGATTGATGCTAAAACAAGG GATGGTCTCACTCCCCTCCACTGTGCGGCTCGGAGTGGACATGATACAGCTGTGGAGGTGCTGCTGGAGAGAGGAGCTCCCTTATTGGCCAGGACAAAG AACGGACTGTCTCCTCTCCACATGGCAGCGCAAGGCGATCACGTCGAATGCGTCAAACATCTTCTGCAGCACAAGGCGCCTGTTGATGATGTCACATTGGACTACCTGACGGCGCTCCATGTGGCGGCACACTGTGGTCATTACAGAGTCACCAAACTGCTGCTGGACAAGAGGGCCAACCCCAACGCCAGGGCTCTG AATGGCTTCACTCCGCTGCACATAGCCTGTAAGAAAAACCGCGTAAAGGTGATGGAGCTGCTGGTCAAGTATGGAGCCTCTATCCAGGCCATCACAGAG TCCGGTTTGACTCCCATCCACGTCGCGGCCTTCATGGGTCACCTGAACAtcgttctgctgctgctgcagaacggAGCTTCACCGGACGTCAGCAACATT CGTGGAGAAACAGCGTTGCACATGGCAGCCAGGGCAGGTCAGGTGGAGGTGGTTCGATGTTTGCTGAGGAACGGAGCGATGGTGGACGCCAGAGCTCGG GAGGACCAGACTCCCCTCCATATTGCATCCCGTCTGGGAAAAACTGAGATagtccagctgctgctccagcacATGGCCCATCCTGATGCTGCCACAACCAACGGCTACACCCCCCTCCACATCTCCGCCAGGGAGGGGCAGGTGGAGACGGCCTCTGTGCTGCTAGAGGCTGGTGCTTCTCATTCACTGGCCACTAAG AAAGGTTTCACCCCCCTGCATGTGGCCTCCAAGTACGGAAGCCTGGACGTGACCAAACTTCTGCTCCAGCGTCACGCTCCACCTGATTCTGCTGGAAAG AACGGCCTCACCCCGCTCCATGTGGCCGCACATTACGATAACCAAAAGGTTGCACTCCTGCTTTTGGACAAAGGAGCGTCCCCCCTCACAATGGCCAAG AACGGCTACACTCCTCTCCACATCGCCGCCAAGAAGAACCAGATGGAAATCGCTACAGTTCTGCTGCAGTATGGAGCCGAGACCAGCATCCTGACCAAGCAGGGCGTCACCCCGCTCCATCTGGCCTCCCAGGAGGGCCACGCCGACATGGCTGCCTTGCTCATGAGCAAGGGGGCCCAGGTCAACGTTCCCACCAAG AGCGGCCTGACTGCCCTCCATCTGGCAGCCCAGGAAGACAAAGTGACTGTTGCAGAGATCCTCGCCAAAAACGGCGCCAACCTCGACCAGCAGACCAAA TTGGGATACACTCCACTAATTGTAGCATGTCACTATGGTAACGTCAAGATGGTCAACTTCCTGCTACAGAATGGAGCCGGTGTCAACGCCAAGACCAAG AATGGATACACTCCCCTTCACCAGGCTGCCCAGCAaggcaacacacacatcattaacGTTCTGCTGCAACACGGCGCCAAGCCCAACGCTATAACTGTG aatGGTAACACTGCTCTGGGTATTGCTCGGAGGCTGGGCTACATCTCTGTAGTGGACACGCTGAGGGTCGTCACAGAGGagatcatcaccaccaccacg ACggtgacagagaaacacaagctGAACGTGCCAGAGACCATGACTGAAGTGCTGGATGTCTCGGATGAGGAGG CTTTGAAAtccattgatgatgatgatatgtCAGACGACCTCATGGATATTGGAG GTGACGACACAATGACAGGCGATGGAGGGGAGTATCTGAGGGCCGAGGACCTCAGGGAGCTTGGAGACGACTCCCTCCCCGGGCAGTACCTGGATGGAATGAACTACCTCCGCTTCAGCCTGGAGGGAGGACGCACTGACAG ttCAGACAGGTCCTTCACCCCCACCCACCAAAGCTACTACTCCCCTAAACATGAAGGCATGATGGAGGAGATGCTCACCAGCCACCAG GTTTCATCACTTGCCAGGGAGAATGACAGGGATTCATACAGACTGAGCTGGGGGACAGAGAACCTGGACAACGTGGCTTTATCCTCCAGCCCCATTCATTCTGG CCGTTCCTCTCCGTGCCATGATCATGGAGACCACAGCAG CTTCCTGGTCAGCTTCATGGTGGATGCCAGGGGTGGAGCCATGCGTGGTTGCCGACACAATGGCCTGCGCATCATCATCCCGCCCAGGAAGTGCAGCGCGCCCACGCGGGTGACGTGTCGGCTGGTGAAGAGGCACCGTTTGGCTACCATGCCCCCGATGGTTGAGGGTGAAGGCCTGGCCAGCAGGCTCATCGAGGTGGGGCCCTCGGGAGCCCAATTCCTCGG TAAACTTCACCTCCCCACTGCCCCTCCACCTCTTAATGAGGGGGAGAGTTTGGTTAGCAGAATCCTCCAACTCGGTCCACCGGGGACAAAATTCCTCGG TCCTGTGATCGTGGAGATCCCCCACTTTGCTGCCCTGcgggggaaagagagggagctgGTGATACTGAGGAGTGAGACAGGAGAAAGCTGGAAGGAGCATCACTGTGAACACACCCAGGAAGAACTCAACCAGATCCTCAATGGCATGGATGAGG AGTTGGACACAccggaggagctggagaggaagcGCCTTTGCCGTATCATCAGCAGAGATTTCCCACAATACTTTGCTGTGGTGTCACGCATCAAGCAGGACAGCAATCTGATTGGTCCTGAGGGAGGTATCCTGAGCAGCACAGTTGTGCCCCAAGTGCAGGCAGTTTTTCCTGAAGGGGCCCTCACCAAGAGGATCAGGGTCGGACTGCAG GCCCAGCCAGTGAATATAGATGTAGTGAGGAAGAACCTGGGGAACAAGGCAACCTTCAGCCCTATTGTCACCCTGGAGCCCCGCAGGAGAAAGTTCCATAAACCCATCACCATGACCATCCCTGTTCCCAAGAGCAACTCCGACCCAGTCCTGAACGGTTTTGGGGGAGACACACCCACCTTACGCCTGCTCTGCAGTATCACTG GTGGAACGACGCCAGCCCAATGGGAGGATATAACAGGAACCACCCCATTAACATTTATCAATGACTGTGTCTCCTTCACCACCAATGTGTCTGCTAG GTTCTGGCTCATAGACTGTCGGCAACTCCAGGAGTCTGTCAACTTCTCCACTCAGGTGTACCGAGAGATCATCTGTGTCCCTTACATGGCCAAGTTCGTCATCTTTGCCAAGACCCACGACCCCATCGAGGCCCGCCTGCGCTGCTTCTGCATGACAGACGACAAGATCGATAAAAccctggagcagcaggagaactTCACTGAGGTGGCCCGTAGCCGAGACGTAGAG GTGCTGGAAGGAAAACCGATCTATGCAGACTGTTTTGGAAACCTTGTTCCCCTCACCAAAAGTGGCCAACATCACCTCTTCAGCTTCTTTGCCTTTAAGGAGAATCGACTAGCACTCTTCATCAAA ATAAGAGACAACACTCAGGAGCCGTGTGGCCGCTTGTCCTTTATGAAAGAACCAAGGAACTACAGGTCACTCACCCAGAATGCTATATGCAACCTCAACATCACCCTCCCATCGTACTGTAAG GAATCCGATTCAGACCAAGAGCAAGAGGATGAG ACCAGCAGAACGCAGGAGAAAT ATGAAGAGCGGGAGACATCAGTCCTGAAATCAGAGTTGATTCGAGAGCCAGACCTTCTATCCGACGTGTCAGAGATGAAACAAGATTTGATCAAAATGACTGCCATCTTGACTGCAGACTCAACAGAGAAATCCCCTTCCTTAGGGGGGTGTGGTCTAGAGAAAGGAACTGAGGACATTTCTGGAGAACCGTTAGAAATAATGGAAAAGGACTTAGAAAAAGTCAAAGAGGACCTAGAGAAAGTCAGTGAGATACTAAGGAGTGGAACATATGAGGGCGAGGTGGCAGAGGAGGCAACAAAAGCAGCTAGAATGTCAGAGGAGTGGGTTCTTCTCTCAGACAGTGAGATAGAAGAGGCCAAAAAGATGGCGGCAATAGAAATTCAAGAGCCTGTTTTACGGGAAAGTAGATCTAACAGAGGGGCTCCCAGACCTAAAGCCATAAAGGACAGCGGTGATCTTAAAGAATACCTCTTGGATGCACCAGTAAACTCCAAAGTAAAAGCTAAGAAAGAGCCAGCCATACAAGAAACATTCACTGATGTTGTACTGCAGAAAGTTGCGAAAACAACCACTCCAACCAAAGTGCAAGTAAAAaccactgctgctgatgttAAAAAGCCAATCAGAAGAAAGGGGAAAGACCAGGGCCAGGCAGAGGAATCAACAGAGGCAGGTGGTCTTCTAAGTGTGTCAACAATCCCTGCTCCAGTATCGCCTGTATCCCCAGTGGTTGAAGAAACTCCGATAGGGTCAATAAAGGACAAAGTCAAAGCTTTACAGCAGAAAGTTGAGGCAGAGCAAAAGAGCAAAAAGGTCACTGGAAGCAAGCCTTCACAATTGCCTGTTATGGGCAAGTCCTCTCCTAAAGCCAAAGAAAGCCCTAAATTGGATCCCCCTAAATCCCCTaaatctgaaactgaaaaacttGAGGAGACAATGTCAGTTAAAGAACTGATGCAAGCATTCCAAACAGGGCAGGACCCCTCAAAGAGAAAAACTGGGCTGTTTGAGCTCAAAACATCCACAGCATCAAGATCGGAGAAAACCACAAAATCAGAAACCATCCAATCAAAATCCACGACCAAAGCAATAACATCACGTGTTTCTCAAGAGAGAGAAGTATCTTTGGATTCAAAACCCCGCAAGAAGGAGACAACTAAGCAAGACAAGTCAGTTGATCCTGCCCATTCAGAGCTGACTGAAACTGTAGACTTTGGAAATTGTGGCCTTGATGACAGCTCGGACAGCTCAAAACATGAGGGGGTGGCAGATTCACTAAGTGCTAGTTCTGGAGATGGAACTCATCTAAGCTCTGAGGACAGCTATAAACATGAGGGTTTAGCCACACCAGGCACAAGCCCTGAAAGTCTGTGTCCTTCTCCCAAATCTGGACAGCACGCAACTCCATCACCAGTTACCACAACAGTCAAAACACTAAGTAAAGACACAGAGAAGTCTGGAGACTCTGGTTTAGGGGCCACTGGTGAACAACTATCAACAGAATTGTCCCTCCCTGTTTCTTCCAGCGAAGCTCCAGATGACCACACTACAAGTGAGTCCACATCTGTTAGGAGGAGTGAGTCTAAGCCATCTAAACCCCAAAAGCTTACAAAAAGAATTTCAGAGACAGTAGAAACTTTTCTTAGCGATGACGAGAGCCCTGATCATCGGTTAGAATTGGCTTTAATTGGTTCTCCAGCCTCTAGATCCTTGTCTCAGCGGCAAGAAAGCTTAGAGCTGCCTTTAATACAAGACTCAGATGCGCTCAGCCCATTAGCTGATGATTCTTTGACAATAAGCCACAGAGACTCTCTAGAGGGTAGTCCTCTTATGGAAGAAAATTCCTCGCATAAGTCCCCAGACTCCATTGAACCTAGCCCAACCAAGGAATCACCTCCTCATGACTCCTTGGAGAGCAGTCCGGTAGAGCAAAAAAGCCACCCTATCTTCCCATCAACACTAGGTCCACCTAGTAAATCCTCTAGCCACCCAGAGCCCAGCAAAACCACAGAATCCCCGCATGATGCATTGCGTGGTAGGCTGCTTCGAGACCATGAGACTAGTGCTGATGATGACAGTTGTGAGCAGACATCTCAGATGACAAGTTCCGGTAAGAGTCCCCTCTCCCCCGACACTCCTAGTTCTGAAGAGGTAAGTTATGAGGTTAACTCTAAACCCCCTGACCATACATTCCTCTCGGTTCCATCCAACCCGGCTGTCAttccagaagaagaagaggatacATCAGACAGCTatgaaactaaaagaaaaatcactccagaggaggaaatgtttaagATGGcagccaaaataaaaacatttgatgaaaTGGAACAAGACGCGAAGAGCAAAAACAAGTCTAGGAaagatttgttttcctcagCAGATGCCAAAATAGGCGATGACAGCTATGAAACGTTAGAGCCCACAAGTGAGAAGCTTTCGCAAAGTGAATGTTGGCTCGATAAACCCCCAGAAGATTCAAAGTTAGCTCTTTTTGTTGATCCCCATATTAAAGTAAAACCTCCCTCTCCTTTTTCAGCAGGTTTGCATGATGGATCCCACAGCAAAGAGGTcaagaacacaacaacaaccagtgtCACTTCAGAGGGGCCTCACTCTGTCTCAGACCAacatcattcaaacacaaagacacaaacaaacgaACAAAGACTCTCCCCATCTGTAAAATGTGATGCAGACAAAAAGGCTGCTGGAActtcaaacactgaaaacaggACTGATGAACAAAAGGAAGAGTGCTTAAGGAAGTCAACAGAATGCAAAGGAGACAACAAAAATGGTCAAGAGTTAGGTGCTAGCAGGCAACTGACTGGTACACAGAAACCAGGTAACAATATAACAGATGAAGTCAAAGGAGATCACAGGGAGCATACAACAGCACCAGAAGCTGGACTTGGTCCAACTGTTGCTGCAGGTCAAACAAAGGAACTGTTCAAACCAGAGGTCTGCATCTACGATGACacggaggaagaggatgaggcaTTGGAACCTCCCAGAACTGAGTCAAAAGGTGTTACTGCAAAGGCAGACACTGACTCGTGGTCTGCCATGCGGGAGGATGATGCCACTTTTGCAGCTCGTGTcaaagaggaggaacagaagaTACTGAATTTAGTGGTGGACCGTCAGTCTCTTCAAGCAACTCCAGACACAACACCTGGTAGAACACCAACAGAAGAGAGCACTCCTACCAGTGAGCCCAATCCTTTTCTGTTCCAAGAAGGGAAGCTCTTTGAGATGACCCGAAGTGGTGCTATTGACATGACTAAGAGAAGCTATGAGGAAGAGGGGGGTGGCTTTGCCTTTTTCCAGTTAGGTGAACCACCTCTAGAGGAGCCTCTCTTAGAAGAGGCCAGGCAAGAAGGTAATAGATCAGCAGCAGAACCTGAAGTTGGCCTCAATCTTATACTAGAGGTTAAGACTGAGGAAGATGAAAAATCTAAAGAATCATCTGATTCTCAGCTTCAGTCCCCACCACAAGGTGATCAGACAGGCTCAAAGGCTGATGCCTCCAAATCTAAAATCCCTAAAATGGGAATTTCAGCTTCAGCAAAACCTACAAAGAAAGACCAGACATCCCCTGAAGGTCTAGAtattaaaacagacaaaaatattaATGAAGGATCCTTAGATGTAGACTCAAGTTTCTCTGACCAAATGATAACAAATGTACAAACAGCAGAAACTACAGTTACAAGATCTGTTTACTCTGAGCAAGGCCAAGAGTCGTCTGACTCCTCTCCAGAGGAGCCACAGTCAGTGATAGAAGCCCCCAAACCAACAGGCAAGTCTAAACAAAGTGCTTCCAGTAGTGTTAAAAAGACTCCAGGCAAAACACAAGCTAAGTCTGCTCCTCAAGGTAGGGGTAATACATCTAATACAACTTCCTCTTCAACCTCTCTTAAAAAAGAGGCCTCCTTCacatctgaatctaaatctaaaattCCCATTAAAGCGAGCACCATCAAGCCTGATTCTACTGTCAAACGTGTCGAATCTACCCAAGACAAAAAGCTTAAAGTCCCAGTAAAAAAGGATACAAGGAGAAAATCTGAGACAGACGCTGGTCCCTCTGTGGATGTCAAAACCAAGACAACATCTTCCAAAGCCAAGAGCTTTTGTGAAGGGGAGTCTACCACTACTAAAAAACCTAAAGGCTTCCAATCCAGATTGCCAGTCCGGGGCAAAAGTGGTCAGTCATCTCATTCACCAGCACCCACTAAAGAGAAAAGTACGCCACGCAAAAAGTCCATTGAGTTCTTTGAGGAGATAAGCGATGAGGCAGCGAAACTCGTGGCAAGGTTGGcacaggcagagaaagagaaagaacaagaggCTGCAGCCGCCAACTCGGATGATGAGAGCAGTCTCATTGATCCATCAATCATAGAAAAAGAAACCTTCTCTGAGATGCAGTTCCCTCCTTCAGGAGACGTCTTTCCTATTAGACCACTGTGGGACGACCCTGTGGAGACACAGATGCAGCGAATTCCAGATGATAAAGTCCAAAGTCAAG TAGACCCACATgatgaagcagagagaaaagagcaacGGTTGGCCATTATAGCTGACCACTTAGGCTTCAGCTGGACGG AGTTGGCAAGAGAAGTGGAGTTCAGTGAGGAGAGGATCAACCTGATAAGGATTGAAAACCCCAACTCACTGCAAGACCAAAGCCATGCCCTTTTGAAACTctgggcagagagggagggaaagcaTGCTACAG aggCAACGCTGATCAAGAGACTGACAAAGATCAACCGAATGGACATTGTTCACCTTATTGAAACCAAGATTATCAAGTCCACTCAGGAGGAGACATCATCACACACCTATGCAGAAATTGAGCGGACAATAGCACTGGATCATAGTGAAG GTTTCTCTGCACTTCATGAAGACATTGACAGCCCTCGGCCAGGCAGGCGCACAGAGACAACAAGTAGGAGCCCAGGCTCAGGACAAGAGGTACCCATGGTGTCAGCAGAGGACCTGTCCCCCAGTTTTTCATCACTTCATGAGACAGACTCCACAGCAACAGGCCTTAGAAATACCCAGAAGGAGAAATtacaaaaagaaatggaaataaaata CTCATCACAAAGAATATATGAGGAAATGAAGGACTCAGTACACACAGGCGGTTTTAAACAA